A stretch of Parvimonas micra DNA encodes these proteins:
- a CDS encoding V-type ATP synthase subunit F has product MISYLISDNTDTLVGMRLAGITGVVLKTREEALEEFNDCLNNKEIGILILTENIFNLISEEVMAVKLKNIFPLIVEIPDRTGLKRDPNFITNYINESIGINI; this is encoded by the coding sequence ATGATAAGTTATCTTATATCTGATAATACAGATACACTTGTAGGAATGAGATTAGCCGGTATAACAGGAGTTGTTTTAAAGACTAGGGAAGAGGCTTTGGAAGAATTTAATGATTGTCTAAATAATAAGGAAATTGGAATTTTAATTTTAACTGAAAATATTTTTAACCTTATTAGTGAAGAAGTTATGGCAGTTAAGTTAAAAAATATTTTTCCACTTATAGTTGAGATACCGGATAGAACAGGTTTGAAAAGAGATCCAAATTTCATTACAAACTATATAAATGAATCAATAGGAATTAATATTTAA
- a CDS encoding V-type ATP synthase subunit B, with translation MQRQYLKLEKIDGPLIVLKGVDNVSYDEMMDIVIDGSERRRAKVVRIQGDKVIAQVFEGTTGISTQNSAVTFTGTPLEICLSKDILGRTFNGVGEPIDNGDYIISEKKYNVNGRPMNPVAREYPRDYLETGISAIDTLTTLIRGQKLPIFSSNGLTHNALAAQIVRQSKLKNSDDKFAIVFAGMGIKYDDYEFFKSAFEESGASSRVVSYINLADAPIVERISTPRTALTAAEYLAFEEGMHILVVMTDITSYAEALREISSAREEVPSRKGYPGYLYSDLSTLYERAGMVKGKKGSITLIPILTMPNDDITHPIPDLTGFITEGQIVLSRELFQKNIYPPVNILPSLSRLMKDGIGDGYTREDHDQVQSQLFALYSKVIEVRSLSQIIGEDDLTEIDKIYMEFGREFEQNFLNQNFDESRTIEESLDIAWDLFKLFPKIELDRLESKYIEKYGRW, from the coding sequence ATGCAAAGACAATATTTAAAACTAGAAAAAATAGATGGACCTTTGATTGTGCTTAAAGGTGTAGATAATGTCAGCTATGATGAAATGATGGATATAGTAATAGATGGAAGTGAAAGAAGAAGAGCCAAGGTTGTTAGAATTCAAGGAGATAAGGTAATTGCTCAAGTTTTTGAAGGAACAACTGGAATTTCAACACAAAATTCTGCTGTTACTTTTACAGGAACTCCACTTGAAATTTGTCTTAGTAAAGATATTTTAGGAAGAACTTTTAATGGTGTAGGAGAACCGATTGACAATGGAGATTATATTATTTCAGAGAAAAAATATAATGTTAATGGAAGACCTATGAATCCCGTTGCTAGAGAATATCCAAGAGATTATTTGGAAACTGGAATTTCAGCTATTGATACTCTTACTACTTTAATTAGAGGACAAAAACTTCCGATATTTTCATCAAATGGTTTGACACATAATGCATTAGCGGCTCAAATAGTTAGACAATCCAAACTAAAAAATTCTGATGACAAATTTGCAATAGTATTTGCAGGAATGGGAATTAAATATGATGATTATGAGTTCTTTAAAAGTGCATTTGAAGAATCAGGAGCATCATCCAGAGTTGTTTCATATATAAATCTTGCTGATGCACCAATTGTTGAAAGAATTTCAACACCTAGAACTGCATTAACTGCTGCAGAATATCTTGCATTTGAAGAAGGAATGCATATTTTAGTAGTTATGACTGATATTACAAGTTATGCAGAGGCTTTAAGAGAAATTTCTTCTGCAAGAGAAGAAGTTCCTAGTAGAAAGGGATATCCTGGATATTTGTATTCAGATCTTTCTACTTTATACGAAAGAGCTGGAATGGTAAAGGGAAAGAAAGGTTCAATTACTTTAATTCCTATATTAACAATGCCTAATGATGATATAACACATCCAATTCCTGACCTTACAGGTTTTATTACTGAAGGACAAATAGTTTTATCAAGGGAATTATTCCAAAAGAATATTTATCCACCTGTAAATATTTTGCCTTCATTGTCAAGACTTATGAAAGATGGTATTGGAGATGGATATACAAGAGAAGATCATGATCAAGTACAATCTCAGTTATTTGCTCTTTATTCAAAGGTTATAGAAGTTCGTTCGCTATCACAAATAATTGGGGAAGATGATTTAACAGAAATAGATAAAATTTATATGGAATTCGGTAGGGAGTTTGAACAAAACTTTTTAAACCAAAACTTTGATGAATCCAGAACTATTGAAGAATCACTTGATATTGCTTGGGATTTATTCAAACTATTCCCTAAAATTGAACTAGACAGATTGGAAAGTAAATATATAGAAAAATATGGAAGGTGGTAA
- a CDS encoding V-type ATP synthase subunit E, which produces MITIEDKIESFKRILNEEIDEKYDEELKKIASETERLITEYKAKKYEEIEKLKRDYRTKLENKSDKIRSKTLKEGQDIILNTNKEIYDEFFKALKEELNNSYMTEKGEEYLKNTLKNVKSEINSNDVVYVYEKSFGRDKEIIKNVLGDIKVEKSLDIKVGGFEIENAERTYRLNYSLDFLLTTKYQKILAKLKKELGINN; this is translated from the coding sequence ATGATAACAATTGAAGATAAGATAGAGTCATTTAAAAGAATACTAAATGAAGAAATTGATGAAAAGTATGACGAAGAATTGAAAAAAATTGCTTCTGAAACTGAAAGATTAATTACAGAATATAAAGCTAAAAAATATGAAGAAATAGAAAAATTAAAGAGAGACTATAGAACAAAACTTGAAAATAAATCAGATAAAATTCGTTCAAAAACTTTAAAAGAAGGTCAAGATATTATTTTAAATACGAATAAAGAAATATATGATGAATTTTTTAAAGCTCTTAAAGAAGAATTGAATAATTCTTATATGACTGAAAAAGGTGAAGAATATTTAAAAAATACATTAAAAAATGTGAAGTCAGAAATAAATTCTAATGATGTTGTTTATGTTTATGAAAAAAGTTTTGGAAGAGATAAGGAAATAATAAAAAATGTCTTAGGAGATATTAAGGTTGAAAAAAGTCTTGATATAAAAGTTGGTGGTTTTGAAATAGAAAATGCGGAAAGAACTTATAGATTAAATTATTCACTTGATTTTCTATTGACTACAAAATACCAAAAGATTTTAGCTAAGTTGAAAAAAGAATTAGGAATAAACAATTAA
- a CDS encoding V-type ATP synthase subunit A produces the protein MCNIPKIIDINGPVVKADSMGIYKVRDMVLVGDKKLIGEIISIDEDVATIQVYEETQGLKVGETIESTNVPLSVTLGPGIIGNIFDGIQRPLEKIYSMTGEFIAEGIGLVSIDKEKQWDVEMLVKVGDKLSAGEIFATTQETSFIEHKILVPPTVSGEVIEALPSGKYNLETDLVTIKDEDGKIHKLKMYHQWPVRIPRPIDVRMPISRPLVTGQRVLDVFFPIAKGGTSALPGGFGTGKTMTQHQLAKWSDADIIVYIGCGERGNEMTDVLEEFPKLIDPRTSKPLMERTILIANTSNMPVAAREASIYTGITIAEYYRDMGYHVAIMADSTSRWAEALREISGRLEEMPAEEGYPAYLPSRIAQFYERAGYVETLSKREGSITVIGAVSPPGGDFSEPVTENTKRFVSAFIGLDKNLAYIRHYPAVNYLTSYSGYTTLIKEYYDENVSPELLKLRAKMMELLSEDNKLNQIVQLVGEDVLPNDQRIVIEIAKVLKKGFLQQNAMHETDSYVPLKKQFEMLKVIDNLYMNCTLAVKQQVALTRIKNDDLFEEVIKMKYNIPNENYDEAFEKLNAKINSYYTALIDENQGE, from the coding sequence ATGTGTAATATACCTAAAATAATTGATATAAATGGTCCTGTTGTTAAAGCAGACAGTATGGGAATTTACAAAGTTAGAGATATGGTTTTGGTTGGAGATAAAAAGTTAATTGGAGAAATCATATCTATTGACGAAGATGTAGCGACTATACAAGTTTACGAAGAAACACAAGGACTAAAAGTTGGAGAAACTATAGAAAGTACAAATGTTCCACTATCAGTAACATTAGGTCCCGGAATTATAGGAAATATATTTGATGGGATTCAAAGACCGCTTGAAAAAATATATTCAATGACAGGAGAATTTATTGCAGAGGGAATAGGACTTGTTTCCATTGATAAAGAAAAACAATGGGATGTTGAAATGCTTGTTAAAGTTGGTGATAAATTATCTGCAGGAGAAATTTTTGCAACAACTCAAGAAACAAGTTTTATAGAACATAAAATTTTAGTTCCACCAACTGTTAGTGGTGAAGTAATTGAAGCTTTGCCATCAGGAAAATATAATTTAGAAACTGATTTAGTAACAATAAAAGATGAAGATGGAAAAATTCATAAATTAAAAATGTATCATCAATGGCCTGTAAGAATTCCACGTCCAATAGATGTGAGAATGCCAATTTCAAGACCTTTAGTAACAGGGCAAAGAGTACTTGATGTTTTCTTTCCAATAGCAAAGGGAGGAACTTCAGCACTTCCGGGTGGATTCGGTACAGGAAAAACTATGACTCAACATCAACTTGCAAAATGGTCTGATGCTGATATTATAGTTTATATCGGCTGTGGAGAACGTGGTAATGAAATGACAGATGTTCTTGAAGAATTTCCAAAGTTAATTGACCCAAGAACTTCAAAACCGCTTATGGAAAGAACAATTTTAATAGCAAATACTTCAAATATGCCAGTTGCTGCCCGTGAAGCTTCAATCTATACTGGAATAACTATTGCAGAGTATTATAGAGATATGGGTTACCATGTTGCAATAATGGCTGACTCAACTTCAAGATGGGCAGAAGCGTTAAGAGAAATTTCTGGAAGACTTGAAGAAATGCCTGCAGAAGAAGGATATCCAGCATATCTTCCTTCAAGAATTGCACAATTTTATGAAAGAGCAGGTTATGTTGAAACTCTTTCCAAAAGAGAGGGTTCAATTACAGTAATTGGTGCTGTTTCTCCGCCGGGTGGAGATTTTTCTGAACCGGTAACTGAAAATACTAAAAGATTTGTTTCAGCTTTTATAGGTTTGGATAAGAATTTAGCATATATAAGACACTATCCTGCTGTAAACTATCTTACAAGTTATAGTGGATATACTACATTGATTAAAGAATATTATGATGAAAATGTATCTCCTGAACTTTTGAAATTAAGAGCAAAGATGATGGAACTTCTTTCAGAGGATAATAAATTGAACCAAATTGTTCAATTAGTTGGTGAAGATGTTTTACCAAATGATCAAAGAATTGTTATAGAAATTGCAAAAGTTTTGAAAAAAGGATTTTTACAACAAAATGCAATGCATGAAACAGACAGTTATGTTCCTTTAAAAAAACAATTTGAAATGTTAAAAGTAATAGATAATTTATATATGAATTGTACTTTAGCTGTAAAACAACAAGTTGCCCTTACTCGTATAAAAAATGATGATTTATTTGAAGAAGTTATTAAGATGAAATATAATATTCCAAATGAAAACTATGATGAAGCATTTGAAAAGTTAAATGCAAAAATCAATAGCTATTATACTGCTTTGATAGACGAAAATCAGGGAGAGTAG
- a CDS encoding V-type ATP synthase subunit I, with product MAVEKMKMMNLVALKQDTHSILREIVLNGSIHITNAGNSENFTMKYMDSQIGIFNDMGVAVDKIRPYHREKVFKKRKYKELLDQMFDFFNIKEDDVTLNDLKNLNYSEKLKLLDDISLKSSSIKTREDENRKKRAEIKILLNAVEYFSDSDMKISEFYNLKHINFDMGEISKNSWIKLKANYENIKGIVVHLGTSSYGETVIIFTPSVYAKDTKYFIRSLSFDRIELPNVDISFKDFIKNKNAELESLEREQDEILKEKAEFKDKYLQDILGFYYRYKIIEKIEELEGHIAESKNFILLSAFVPESKVESIKNSVEKVSESALIYFEDDNEIPSKFKIPTKLKNNFILRPFEALVKMYSIPDYKETDPTPFFAITYLLLFGMMFGDVGQGLIFVIAGMLLSKKFGVIAKIIQRIGLSSMFFGFVYGSVFGIEELIPALVIRPMNDINTILVATIGLGILMILIAYIINFRNLKMRKEFGKLFFDKNGLSGFLFYISFIVIVLNTVLLKNYVSVNVSSMITIVSVVVLVVTSTLMFMKPKLVPIISKTEEKEEFSTVESGFEMFETVMGFFSNTLSFIRVGAFAINHVGLFMAFHALGQMLGSSIGNIFMIVLGNIFIVCLEGLIVFIQAIRLEYYELFSKYFNGEGINYEPLKVELKEEI from the coding sequence TTGGCTGTTGAAAAAATGAAAATGATGAATCTCGTTGCTTTAAAACAGGATACACACAGTATTCTTAGAGAAATTGTTTTGAATGGCTCGATTCATATTACAAATGCAGGAAATTCAGAAAATTTCACAATGAAGTATATGGATTCTCAAATAGGAATTTTTAATGATATGGGTGTTGCTGTTGATAAAATAAGACCATATCATAGAGAAAAAGTTTTTAAAAAGAGAAAATATAAAGAACTTTTAGATCAGATGTTTGATTTCTTTAATATTAAAGAAGATGATGTTACTTTAAATGATTTAAAGAATTTAAATTATAGTGAAAAACTTAAATTATTAGATGATATATCTTTGAAATCTTCTTCAATAAAGACTAGGGAAGATGAGAATAGAAAAAAGAGAGCAGAAATTAAAATATTATTAAATGCCGTTGAATATTTTTCTGATAGTGATATGAAAATATCTGAGTTTTACAATTTAAAACATATTAATTTTGATATGGGAGAAATTTCAAAAAATTCTTGGATAAAATTAAAGGCAAATTATGAAAATATTAAGGGAATAGTTGTGCATTTAGGAACTAGTAGCTATGGGGAAACTGTTATAATCTTTACTCCTTCCGTTTATGCAAAAGATACAAAATATTTTATTCGTTCTTTGTCCTTTGATAGAATTGAACTTCCTAATGTAGATATTTCTTTTAAGGATTTTATAAAGAATAAAAATGCTGAATTGGAAAGTTTAGAAAGAGAACAAGATGAAATTTTAAAGGAAAAAGCTGAATTTAAGGATAAATATTTGCAAGATATTTTAGGTTTCTATTACAGATATAAAATTATTGAAAAGATTGAGGAACTTGAAGGACATATTGCGGAGAGTAAAAATTTTATTTTATTAAGTGCTTTTGTTCCTGAATCTAAAGTTGAAAGTATAAAGAATTCAGTAGAAAAAGTTTCTGAAAGTGCTTTGATATATTTTGAAGATGATAATGAAATTCCTTCAAAATTTAAGATACCAACAAAGTTAAAAAATAATTTTATTTTAAGACCTTTTGAAGCATTGGTAAAGATGTATTCAATTCCAGATTATAAGGAAACGGATCCGACACCATTTTTTGCAATAACATATTTACTTTTATTCGGAATGATGTTTGGAGATGTAGGACAGGGTTTAATTTTTGTAATAGCAGGAATGTTATTATCTAAAAAATTTGGTGTTATTGCTAAAATTATTCAAAGAATTGGACTTTCATCAATGTTTTTCGGATTTGTATATGGAAGTGTTTTTGGAATTGAAGAGTTAATTCCTGCATTGGTTATAAGGCCGATGAATGATATTAACACAATACTTGTCGCAACAATTGGACTTGGTATTTTAATGATATTAATTGCATATATTATCAACTTTAGAAACTTAAAGATGAGAAAAGAATTTGGAAAATTATTTTTTGATAAAAATGGATTATCAGGATTTTTATTCTATATCTCATTTATAGTAATTGTTTTAAATACTGTTTTGTTAAAAAATTATGTAAGTGTAAATGTATCTTCAATGATTACAATAGTAAGTGTTGTAGTTTTGGTTGTAACTTCAACATTGATGTTTATGAAGCCAAAACTGGTTCCGATAATTAGTAAGACAGAAGAAAAGGAAGAATTTTCTACTGTTGAAAGTGGTTTTGAAATGTTTGAAACTGTTATGGGATTCTTTTCAAATACTCTTTCTTTTATTAGAGTTGGAGCTTTTGCGATTAACCATGTCGGACTTTTTATGGCATTTCACGCTTTAGGACAAATGCTGGGTTCAAGTATTGGAAATATATTTATGATTGTTTTAGGAAATATATTTATTGTTTGTCTTGAAGGACTAATAGTTTTCATTCAAGCAATAAGATTGGAATATTATGAATTATTCAGTAAATATTTTAATGGCGAAGGAATAAATTATGAACCATTAAAAGTAGAATTAAAAGAAGAAATTTAG
- a CDS encoding V-type ATPase subunit — MGNNFHSINAKIGVLRKGILKQSDYDKILSFEQRHEIVDYLKNNILYKYEIPMYEEKSMRNRYDTEFMINKIEAELLEKLKFFLFGDDKKIIEAMLMKYEFKDIKIILRSIVENEKIDLERDTIMYKKNKHIDYSKLVNCENFNQALDVLKGTIYKKAIASLTDEDIFRLHFHVEMKLDSLYFLTMKNAIDKLSKSSQAIFNDYFSTLIDTINLQWIIRAKKYYDLPNEEIYSYSLRYGKYIKGDFLKDLIYSDSVEAIVEKIKKTKLRHTLEDANGNTIVSNRNIKEYVYLSHLKKLKDYDNSISTLLKFIIQLNIQNENLIRIAEANKYKLSKSEVKEYLINIH; from the coding sequence ATGGGGAATAATTTTCATTCAATTAATGCAAAAATTGGAGTTTTAAGAAAAGGAATTTTGAAACAGTCCGATTATGATAAAATTTTATCTTTTGAACAAAGGCATGAGATTGTGGATTATTTAAAGAATAATATATTATATAAATATGAAATTCCTATGTATGAAGAAAAATCTATGAGAAATAGATATGATACAGAATTTATGATTAATAAGATTGAGGCAGAATTGCTTGAAAAATTAAAGTTTTTCCTTTTTGGTGATGATAAAAAGATTATAGAAGCTATGCTTATGAAGTATGAATTTAAAGATATAAAAATAATTCTTAGAAGTATTGTTGAAAATGAAAAGATAGACTTGGAAAGAGATACAATAATGTATAAGAAAAATAAGCATATTGATTATTCTAAACTTGTAAATTGTGAAAATTTTAATCAGGCTCTAGATGTATTGAAAGGTACAATTTACAAAAAGGCAATTGCTTCTCTAACTGATGAAGATATATTTAGATTGCATTTTCATGTTGAAATGAAATTGGACAGTTTATATTTTTTAACTATGAAAAATGCTATAGATAAATTATCAAAATCAAGTCAAGCAATTTTTAATGATTATTTTTCTACTTTAATAGATACAATAAATCTTCAATGGATAATCAGAGCAAAAAAATATTATGATTTACCGAATGAAGAAATTTATAGCTATAGTTTACGATATGGCAAATATATTAAAGGAGATTTTTTAAAGGACTTGATATATAGTGATAGTGTTGAGGCTATTGTTGAGAAGATAAAGAAAACTAAATTAAGACATACTCTTGAAGATGCAAATGGAAATACTATTGTTTCGAATAGAAATATTAAAGAATATGTTTATCTTAGCCATTTAAAGAAACTTAAAGACTATGATAATTCGATTTCAACTTTACTTAAGTTTATTATTCAGCTGAATATTCAAAATGAAAATTTAATTAGAATAGCAGAAGCAAATAAGTATAAACTAAGTAAAAGTGAAGTAAAAGAATATTTAATAAATATTCATTGA
- a CDS encoding V-type ATP synthase subunit D encodes MIQNIAPTKSNLLKIKQDLKLSKVGYNLIDKKRTVLIKEMMQQIEKAKEIQEDVKVLFEKAYSTLEEANITMGVMNVQDISLSIDKSENFEISYKSIMGLDVPSVKYEHGTLRPHYGMYMTSPSIDEAIKMFQKIKRLVYRLAETENTVYKLSIEIKKNQKRANALDKIQIPNLEETEKYISEVLEEKEREDFYRLKKIKKKKNV; translated from the coding sequence ATGATTCAAAATATTGCTCCTACAAAATCAAATCTATTAAAAATAAAACAGGATTTAAAATTATCTAAAGTAGGTTACAATCTAATAGATAAAAAAAGAACCGTTCTTATAAAAGAGATGATGCAACAAATTGAAAAGGCAAAAGAAATTCAAGAAGATGTAAAAGTACTATTTGAAAAGGCATATTCAACATTAGAAGAAGCAAATATAACTATGGGAGTTATGAATGTGCAAGACATTTCCTTATCAATAGATAAGTCAGAAAATTTTGAAATTTCTTATAAATCCATTATGGGACTTGATGTTCCAAGTGTAAAATATGAGCATGGAACTTTAAGACCTCATTATGGAATGTATATGACAAGCCCTTCAATTGATGAGGCTATAAAAATGTTTCAAAAAATCAAAAGACTTGTATATAGACTTGCGGAGACTGAAAATACAGTTTATAAATTGTCTATAGAAATAAAAAAGAATCAAAAAAGGGCAAATGCTTTAGATAAAATTCAAATTCCAAATCTTGAAGAAACTGAAAAATATATATCAGAGGTTCTCGAAGAAAAAGAAAGAGAAGATTTTTATAGATTAAAAAAGATTAAGAAAAAGAAAAATGTATAG
- a CDS encoding PD-(D/E)XK nuclease family protein produces MNKPSSITVSEIKKMIQEEDEEKHQKYYKENFVLKTPSFIHQGEEKVGFNSAEKGTIFHLAMQLLDFSKFDTEDVSKIREEIKLQINSFVEKNIMSLDEIETININWIVKFIQSDIFKEIYIANKSEKLFKEKAIDYNIKLKNLFKDENIEEDEKIMVVGIIDLFFENENGEIILLDYKTDYVTKENLEEVKARYKVQLDLYKSAIEDISGKKVAKKGLYLFGINEFVEI; encoded by the coding sequence TTGAACAAGCCTTCAAGTATTACAGTTTCTGAAATTAAAAAGATGATTCAGGAAGAAGATGAGGAAAAACATCAAAAATATTATAAAGAAAATTTTGTTTTAAAAACTCCGTCATTTATTCATCAAGGAGAGGAAAAAGTTGGATTTAATTCTGCAGAAAAAGGAACAATTTTCCATTTGGCTATGCAACTTTTAGACTTTTCAAAATTTGATACAGAAGATGTTTCAAAAATAAGAGAAGAAATAAAATTGCAAATAAATTCATTCGTTGAAAAAAATATTATGAGCTTGGACGAAATAGAGACAATAAATATTAATTGGATTGTAAAATTTATTCAGTCAGATATTTTTAAGGAAATTTATATTGCAAATAAATCTGAAAAATTATTTAAAGAAAAAGCCATTGACTATAATATAAAATTGAAAAATCTATTTAAAGATGAAAATATTGAAGAAGACGAAAAAATTATGGTAGTTGGAATAATTGACCTTTTCTTTGAAAATGAAAACGGGGAAATAATTTTGTTGGATTATAAGACGGATTATGTAACAAAAGAAAATCTTGAAGAAGTAAAGGCAAGATACAAAGTACAATTGGATTTATATAAATCTGCAATTGAAGATATTTCCGGTAAAAAAGTTGCCAAAAAGGGATTATATTTATTTGGAATAAATGAATTTGTTGAAATTTAG
- a CDS encoding ATP synthase subunit C yields the protein MKVTLLLITLGIGTTILTGISYLRKGKKTTKSGLKKAIAINVVSILALFLMGLIPDIAFAAETTQKTASSASGMGYLAAALSTGLAAIGTGIGVGQAGSAAIGAVSEDSSILGKTLIILGLAEGIAIYGLIISIMILQRV from the coding sequence ATGAAAGTCACTTTATTATTAATAACATTAGGAATAGGAACAACTATTTTAACAGGTATATCTTATTTAAGAAAAGGAAAGAAAACAACAAAATCAGGATTAAAAAAGGCAATAGCGATTAATGTCGTTTCAATTTTAGCTTTATTTTTAATGGGACTTATTCCAGATATTGCATTTGCAGCTGAAACCACACAAAAAACAGCAAGTTCAGCGAGTGGAATGGGATATTTAGCAGCTGCTTTATCAACTGGTCTTGCAGCAATTGGTACTGGAATAGGTGTTGGTCAAGCAGGTTCAGCAGCAATTGGTGCAGTTTCAGAAGATTCTTCAATTTTAGGTAAAACACTTATTATTCTTGGACTTGCAGAAGGTATTGCTATTTACGGACTTATAATTTCAATTATGATTTTACAAAGAGTTTAG